The Mytilus galloprovincialis chromosome 4, xbMytGall1.hap1.1, whole genome shotgun sequence genome contains a region encoding:
- the LOC143071565 gene encoding uncharacterized protein LOC143071565 has product MDETSEKTRIVEVLRLLFRSSEEEVITKLSDNLDLLDIQFGYEYLSDSPCVCMKMLEQVKHNGHIFHPEKVVEFILHRKCSHVTNQSNPRFIRQARTTFLIVSCILQKLNIIKFLKDNGVSLNQKTSSMSLTPLHAAILSKNMNIFNFLLSSGVDVNASCTPCTNKVSSLMLAVLEGAEDMVDILLDHPNINKSYINTQSKTALCCAAEINSVRLVDKLIKAGLKATNMTICKAVQTNNAELLQLVVSSRRYFVPQFQTYALHTAVKLSNKKMLKLLLDRGFHFNHGTDKLYDQESLHLAVLRSDEDMVKILLNHQIKLDNELNGYTALDWAELMDYDGIIEMIKNEYRLRCIKPEDKKDNKCIIDALFERDGINRSGVIRKLVSKGFDINSHSNEGLTMLHEAVFDHDSESLKVLLELGANPDIHSTSIPIRTPLYDAVSNGNIMAARLLLDANASMDFIVKYEENVIGNDINDDDNGYIVPLEELPLERSVLCAAVCRNLTDMVWLLLSSGYNIQQEKKTSLHWMIEKSKSDDIRQWLSCNVESPQNLLICCRDYIRKLYKYDLKLFVENQCIPQHLKDKLLLKDILYRDVRSSQRFCHWKNIY; this is encoded by the exons aatatcTATCAGATTCACCCTGTGTATGTATGAAGATGTTAGAACAAGTCAAACATAACGGACATATATTTCATCCAGAAAAGGTCGTGGAATTTATACTTCACAGAAAATGTAGTCATGTGACAAACCAAAGTAATCCCCGATTTATTCGTCAAGCAAGGACAACATTCCTTATCGTATcttgtattttacaaaaacttAACATCATTAAATTCTTAAAAGACAATGGTGTATCTTTAAATCAGAAGACATCCTCTATGAGTCTCACACCACTTCATGCTGCTATTTTAAGTAAAAACATGAACATTTTCAATTTTCTCCTTTCGTCAGGCGTTGACGTCAATGCTTCTTGTACTCCATGTACTAATAAAGTTTCTAGTCTAATGTTAGCTGTGTTAGAAGGTGCTGAAGATATGGTGGACATTCTACTTGATCACCCAAATATAAACAAATCTTACATAAACACTCAGAGTAAAACAGCTTTGTGTTGTGCAGCAGAAATAAACTCAGTACGACTTGTTGATAAGTTGATTAAAGCAGGACTAAAAGCTACAAACATGACAATATGTAAAGCTGTGCAAACAAATAATGCTGAGTTGTTACAACTAGTGGTCAGTTCCAGACGATACTTTGTTCCACAGTTTCAAACCTATGCATTACATACTGCAGTCAAACTAA GTAACAAAAAGATGCTCAAGCTTCTTCTTGATAGAGGTTTTCATTTCAATCACGGGACAGACAAACTATATGATCAGGAATCTTTACATTTGGCTGTTCTTCGTAGCGATGAAGATATGGTTAAAATTCTGCTGAATCATCAAATAAAACTTGACAATGAACTAAATGGCTATACAGCTCTTGATTGGGCAGAATTAATGGATTATGATGGTATTATTGAAATGATCAAAAATGAATATAGGCTGAGATGTATAAAGCCAGAAGATAAGAAAGACAATAAGTGTATTATTGATGCACTTTTTGAAAGAGATGGAATAAACAGATCGggtgttatcagaaaattggtgtcAAAAGGGTTTGATATCAACAGTCACAGTAACGAAGGTCTGACAATGCTACACGAAGCTGTGTTTGATCATGATTCTGAATCACTGAAGGTGCTCCTAGAACTAGGAGCAAATCCAGATATACATTCTACATCTATACCAATAAGAACACCATTATATGATGCTGTTTCAAATGGAAATATCATGGCAGCAAGATTGCTGTTAGATGCTAATGCCTCTATGGATTTTATTgtaaagtatgaagagaatgttATAGGAAATGACATAAATGACGATGATAATGGCTACATAGTACCACTTGAAGAACTCCCTTTAGAAAGATCTGTGTTATGTGCTGCAGTCTGCAGAAATTTAACTGACATGGTCTGGTTATTGTTGTCTTCGGGATATAATATACAGCAAGAAAAAAAGACATCATTGCATTGGAtgattgaaaaaagtaaaagtgATGATATTCGACAATGGTTATCGTGTAATGTAGAAAGTCCTCAAAATCTGTTGATTTGTTGTAGGGACTATATTAGAAAACTGTACAAATATGATTTGAAATTGTTTGTTGAAAATCAGTGTATACCACAGCATTTAAAAGACAAACTTTTGTTAAAGGATATTTTATATAGAGATGTAAGAAGCTCACAGAGATTTTGCCActggaaaaatatttattaa